The genomic window ATTCGCAATGCAATCTCTGAGGCTATAGCACTGACATATGGCGCAAACTGGCCATACGAGCAAAGTTTCGAGATCGCTCTGCCAAACCCGAGACGGTCTTACAGCCCAAGAGCAAACCTTCTGCAACATCGCAACCAACCTACAGCAGGTAAAATTATCGCTGAATTGAAATTTGTTTTCTGGGAGCGCATGTTCACAAGCCGGCATGACAGCACAATGTGGAACCGCCATCTACGAACGGTTCTGCCTAACATGGAAGCAGGGCAGACCGTCCAAGAACTACGGAGTGAAGCGTATACTACCCTGAGAGCGATACGCGATTTGCGGAACCGCATTGCGCATCATGAGCCAATTTTCCGCCGCGACATCCAGGTAGAGTACGACCGCATCAGGAAAGCCGTAGGATGGCGCAGCACGGTTGCGGCCGATTGGCTCGATAAGGTCGAAACAGTCACTTCTCAGGTTGCAAATAAACCCTGAATGACAGTTTCGGAAACACAACCCGGTTTGGAAAATGACCAGGCAATCCGCAGACAACATCAAAAGGGTCTGATGATGCGGC from Rhodophyticola sp. CCM32 includes these protein-coding regions:
- a CDS encoding Abi family protein, which encodes MPFTPDEIHVLPDIFSAPRFATYLGEKNGHRVDALDLYKWNLDVSCAFFAPLQVCEVSIRNAISEAIALTYGANWPYEQSFEIALPNPRRSYSPRANLLQHRNQPTAGKIIAELKFVFWERMFTSRHDSTMWNRHLRTVLPNMEAGQTVQELRSEAYTTLRAIRDLRNRIAHHEPIFRRDIQVEYDRIRKAVGWRSTVAADWLDKVETVTSQVANKP